A section of the Metabacillus endolithicus genome encodes:
- the aroQ gene encoding type II 3-dehydroquinate dehydratase, with product MKVLVINGPNLNRLGLREPEIYGSKTLTDLEKDLLTIGEKVNCEVTCFQSNHEGDLIDAIHEASEQYHGIVINPGAFTHYSYAIRDAIASISIPVIEVHISNIHAREEFRHTSVTAPVTVGQIIGLGFKGYELAILALKERIGG from the coding sequence ATGAAGGTTTTAGTTATTAATGGTCCAAATCTAAACAGGCTTGGATTAAGAGAACCTGAAATATACGGTTCAAAAACATTAACAGATCTGGAGAAAGACCTTTTAACAATTGGTGAAAAAGTAAATTGTGAGGTTACATGCTTTCAATCAAATCATGAAGGTGATTTAATTGATGCGATTCATGAAGCGAGTGAGCAATATCATGGTATTGTTATAAACCCTGGTGCTTTTACACATTATAGTTATGCAATACGTGATGCGATTGCGAGCATCTCTATACCAGTCATTGAAGTACATATCTCAAATATTCATGCAAGAGAGGAATTCAGACATACATCTGTAACAGCACCGGTTACAGTTGGGCAAATTATTGGACTCGGCTTTAAAGGATATGAGCTGGCGATATTAGCATTAAAAGAACGAATTGGAGGCTAA
- a CDS encoding YqhR family membrane protein, which translates to MADKKKQNDDEQKLEDNPKLEQNKKEEPMSTIGKTISTGFVGGVFWSLLAYFSYYLNFTEVSPNLILQPFALGDWKDGTLGQLISIVILGLVSIGVALAYFAILKRFKSLWIGVAFGGALWALVFFVLNPIFPNLDTVFELPRGTVVTTLCLYILYGAFVGYSISFDYNEFQANPES; encoded by the coding sequence ATGGCGGATAAAAAGAAACAAAATGATGATGAACAAAAGCTGGAAGATAATCCTAAATTAGAACAGAACAAGAAAGAAGAACCAATGTCAACGATCGGAAAAACAATATCTACAGGTTTTGTTGGAGGAGTATTTTGGAGCTTGCTAGCATATTTTTCTTATTATTTAAATTTTACGGAGGTTAGTCCAAACTTAATTCTTCAGCCATTCGCATTAGGAGATTGGAAGGATGGCACTTTAGGGCAACTAATAAGTATCGTTATCCTTGGTCTTGTATCTATCGGTGTGGCATTAGCTTATTTTGCTATACTGAAACGATTTAAATCCTTGTGGATTGGTGTTGCATTTGGTGGAGCCTTGTGGGCATTAGTTTTCTTTGTGTTAAATCCAATCTTTCCTAATTTGGATACGGTTTTTGAACTACCACGTGGAACTGTTGTTACTACATTATGTCTTTATATTTTATATGGTGCATTTGTTGGTTACTCGATTTCATTTGATTACAATGAATTCCAAGCGAATCCGGAAAGCTGA
- a CDS encoding DUF1385 domain-containing protein, giving the protein MSNQNKPAYGGQAVVEGVMFGGKHHYVTAIRRNDNSIDYFHLPRKNQTVLSKLKKIPFLRGIVAIIEASANGSKHLNFATERFEVDPENDEKMLAEKKNDSKLTMWLGIAAVGVLSFFFGKVIFTLLPVFLAEFFRPLISSDFGQILLEGAFKLMLLLAYIYAISFTPLIRRVFQYHGAEHKVINTYENNLELTVENVQSQSRLHYRCGSSFILFTVIVGVFVYTLVPTDPLWLRIVNRLALIPVVLGISFEVLQLTNKVREIPVLRYLGYPGLWLQLLTTKEPTNDQVEVAIASFNELIRMEKETETSTEQIV; this is encoded by the coding sequence ATGTCAAATCAAAACAAGCCTGCATATGGTGGGCAAGCTGTTGTCGAGGGTGTTATGTTCGGTGGTAAGCATCACTATGTAACAGCCATTCGACGAAACGATAACTCAATTGATTATTTTCATTTACCCAGAAAAAATCAAACTGTTTTATCAAAACTTAAAAAAATACCCTTTTTAAGAGGTATTGTTGCCATTATCGAAGCGAGTGCAAATGGTTCAAAGCATCTAAATTTTGCTACTGAACGTTTTGAAGTAGATCCTGAAAATGACGAAAAAATGTTAGCTGAGAAAAAGAATGACTCAAAGCTTACGATGTGGCTGGGAATTGCAGCGGTCGGGGTACTTTCATTTTTCTTCGGAAAAGTCATTTTTACTCTTCTACCCGTTTTTTTAGCCGAATTTTTCCGCCCCCTTATATCATCAGACTTCGGGCAAATTCTCTTAGAAGGTGCTTTCAAACTTATGTTACTTTTAGCATATATATATGCTATATCTTTTACACCTTTAATTAGGAGGGTATTTCAATACCACGGTGCAGAGCATAAGGTAATTAATACTTATGAAAACAACTTGGAATTAACTGTTGAAAATGTTCAAAGTCAATCTCGACTGCATTACAGATGTGGTAGTAGCTTTATCTTATTCACAGTAATAGTTGGTGTGTTTGTTTACACTCTTGTTCCGACCGACCCTCTATGGCTGCGAATCGTGAACAGACTAGCCTTGATACCTGTTGTATTAGGCATTTCCTTCGAAGTGTTACAGCTAACGAATAAAGTTCGTGAAATACCAGTGTTACGCTATTTAGGATATCCAGGACTCTGGTTACAGCTGTTAACAACAAAGGAGCCTACAAACGATCAAGTTGAAGTGGCGATTGCAAGCTTTAACGAATTAATTCGAATGGAAAAAGAGACAGAAACATCTACTGAACAAATTGTTTAA
- a CDS encoding SA1362 family protein: MNRRVNWIVMIVISLGVIGFITTLVSDPLWLLKQIAIYAAIAGLIYLVYRLFSRRRMGKEHSSYMKAAKQSKRRFDDRSTKSSNVKNISQAKKARKSSAIKKKKQTPSHLTVIEGKKGKKKNRAFF; this comes from the coding sequence ATGAATCGTCGTGTGAATTGGATTGTCATGATTGTTATTTCTTTAGGGGTTATTGGTTTTATTACAACGTTAGTATCTGATCCTCTATGGCTTTTGAAACAAATCGCCATCTATGCTGCTATTGCTGGTTTAATCTATCTTGTTTATCGATTATTCTCAAGAAGAAGAATGGGCAAAGAACATTCCTCTTATATGAAAGCTGCAAAGCAATCTAAAAGACGTTTTGACGACCGTAGCACAAAGTCTTCTAATGTCAAAAACATATCACAAGCTAAAAAAGCAAGAAAATCCTCTGCAATCAAAAAGAAAAAACAAACTCCTTCACATTTAACTGTTATTGAAGGAAAAAAAGGCAAAAAGAAAAACAGAGCGTTTTTCTAA